Proteins from a single region of Spirochaeta cellobiosiphila DSM 17781:
- a CDS encoding IS91 family transposase has product MSSVVEPVFHTPKAHYLPRGKNILHTIFENHFKDFCDTYEEQYAEKYGRFHLDRIMGVADHFIDCGDYLKGMARIQCTNSSCGHDYFRPFSCKGFYLCPSCSQKRTILMAEHLTEEVFLRLPHRQFVFTVPKALRIFFRNDRNLFADVSRLIFSILKEFYKEAAGKTIQTGMVIAHQTFGDMLRWNPHFHCIVLDGGFDEDMNFIYIPFSNLKKMTEYFRRKVITLFVRKGLINEDFSRNLLSWRNSGFSIDNSVQILTDKTRVNLSEYISRAPVSLKKLHYEPFKGRVLFHTHYNKYFGENVHMFDGSDFLAELTQHIPPKGVQYIRRYGLYASRTRGKWAEHPEIVKYAPAKWKNDHLETFPGDEFPEDETECNISTKACRKTWARMLAKIYEINPYSYPKCSSEMKVITVIRNTSFCEGLIWLHLPVECSAVLCEGII; this is encoded by the coding sequence GTGTCCAGTGTCGTTGAACCAGTATTTCATACCCCGAAAGCCCATTACCTCCCCCGGGGAAAAAATATCTTACACACCATTTTTGAGAATCATTTCAAAGATTTCTGTGATACCTACGAAGAGCAATATGCTGAAAAATATGGCCGCTTTCATCTGGATCGCATTATGGGTGTAGCAGATCATTTCATCGACTGTGGTGATTATCTGAAAGGAATGGCAAGAATCCAGTGTACCAATTCTAGTTGCGGGCACGATTATTTTCGCCCTTTCAGTTGTAAGGGCTTCTATTTATGTCCATCATGTAGCCAGAAGCGTACCATTTTAATGGCAGAACATCTAACCGAAGAAGTTTTCTTACGACTTCCGCATCGGCAATTTGTTTTTACGGTACCCAAGGCATTGCGAATATTTTTCAGGAACGACAGAAATCTATTTGCCGATGTTTCCAGACTTATTTTCAGCATCCTAAAGGAATTTTACAAAGAGGCCGCTGGAAAGACCATTCAGACAGGAATGGTTATCGCGCACCAGACCTTTGGAGATATGCTTCGTTGGAATCCTCATTTCCACTGCATCGTTTTGGATGGCGGTTTTGATGAAGACATGAATTTTATTTATATCCCTTTTTCCAACCTGAAGAAAATGACAGAATACTTCCGTCGGAAGGTTATAACCCTGTTTGTTAGAAAGGGCCTGATCAATGAAGACTTTTCCAGAAATTTGCTTTCGTGGCGAAACTCCGGTTTTTCCATCGATAATTCCGTACAAATTCTAACGGACAAAACAAGAGTTAATCTTTCTGAATATATTTCACGAGCCCCAGTAAGCCTTAAAAAGCTGCATTATGAACCTTTTAAGGGAAGAGTCTTATTCCATACCCATTATAACAAATACTTTGGAGAAAATGTCCATATGTTCGATGGAAGTGACTTTCTGGCAGAACTTACTCAGCATATTCCTCCAAAGGGTGTTCAGTATATTCGAAGGTATGGATTATATGCTTCCCGTACTAGGGGGAAATGGGCAGAACATCCTGAAATTGTCAAATATGCTCCTGCCAAGTGGAAGAATGATCATTTGGAGACATTTCCTGGGGATGAATTTCCGGAAGATGAAACGGAATGTAATATTTCAACCAAGGCCTGTAGAAAAACCTGGGCGAGGATGCTGGCGAAAATCTATGAAATCAATCCATACTCCTATCCGAAGTGCAGTTCGGAGATGAAAGTTATTACCGTCATACGGAATACTTCCTTTTGCGAAGGTCTTATTTGGCTCCATCTCCCTGTAGAATGTAGTGCTGTCCTGTGTGAAGGTATCATTTGA
- a CDS encoding DUF4352 domain-containing protein — protein MKKNLLLATILIQLLFSCATTSNLVSPENKTLIVDQIVVTINNAKGGLRSIKIGYMKYTPKEKDNLFLDISLSIKNESEEAFHLNNLNKIELITFNNNEFEYHELGKSPKEQNNVQSQVSLWVNPNILPNGLFEKNYLFTYHEDSIPVAILYNRKDYLLLKNGNTYLDELNIELEKQQKFSYLLDNFPNLNDEEIIQYMTENNINFFDITTSPENVYIKSILNKKNIVFDEAVKEGGKIDEKLFFEFYQIRPIHLALMSGNDHAVSALINIGIEIDSDRNSDYMKFLLDLQSVESLILLDKYGIDISTYKMRNGMQKSFTIREYAKLNNLTKIIDYLDINNY, from the coding sequence ATGAAAAAAAATCTATTACTTGCAACAATTTTAATCCAACTACTATTTAGTTGTGCCACTACTTCAAATCTTGTATCACCGGAAAATAAAACATTAATAGTCGATCAAATAGTAGTAACAATTAACAATGCTAAAGGAGGTTTGCGAAGTATAAAAATTGGGTATATGAAATATACACCAAAAGAAAAAGATAACTTATTTTTAGATATTTCATTATCAATAAAAAATGAATCTGAAGAGGCATTTCATTTAAATAATTTAAATAAAATTGAATTAATAACATTCAATAATAATGAGTTCGAGTATCATGAATTAGGAAAAAGCCCAAAAGAACAAAACAACGTTCAATCTCAAGTTTCATTGTGGGTTAATCCCAATATTTTACCCAATGGATTATTCGAAAAAAATTATCTTTTTACATATCATGAAGATAGTATTCCTGTTGCTATTTTATATAATCGGAAAGATTACTTATTGCTCAAAAATGGAAATACTTATTTAGATGAATTGAATATAGAATTAGAGAAGCAACAAAAATTTTCCTATTTACTAGATAATTTCCCAAACTTGAATGATGAAGAAATAATACAGTATATGACAGAAAATAATATTAATTTTTTTGATATAACGACATCTCCTGAAAATGTTTATATTAAGTCAATATTGAACAAAAAAAATATAGTTTTTGATGAGGCTGTTAAAGAAGGTGGTAAGATCGATGAAAAATTATTTTTTGAGTTTTATCAAATACGGCCAATACATTTAGCACTAATGTCAGGTAATGATCATGCAGTAAGTGCATTAATAAATATCGGTATCGAGATAGATAGCGATAGGAATAGTGATTATATGAAGTTTTTACTAGATTTACAAAGTGTTGAAAGTTTAATATTGCTGGATAAATATGGAATAGATATATCTACATATAAAATGAGAAACGGGATGCAGAAATCATTTACAATACGAGAATATGCAAAATTGAACAATTTAACAAAAATAATTGATTACTTGGATATTAATAATTATTAA
- a CDS encoding transposase produces MFHTQYNYYFGENIHMFEGCDFLAGLTQYMPPKGTQYIRWYGLYASRTRGKWPEHPEVVRHAPEGWEAAARCGLFSFGKLISRSLKPL; encoded by the coding sequence CTGTTTCATACCCAATATAACTATTACTTTGGAGAGAATATTCATATGTTTGAAGGATGTGATTTCCTGGCTGGGCTGACACAGTATATGCCTCCTAAAGGGACACAGTACATACGCTGGTACGGCTTATATGCTTCCAGGACCAGAGGGAAATGGCCGGAGCATCCCGAGGTAGTTCGTCATGCCCCGGAAGGTTGGGAGGCCGCCGCCCGGTGTGGATTATTCTCATTTGGTAAACTAATTTCTCGTTCTCTGAAACCCCTATAG
- a CDS encoding NUDIX hydrolase, whose product MIEYLELYNKNRVSLNKTIKRGDHINKNEYSIAVIAIIINKKNEILLTKRSTNKSMAPGLWECTAGSVQLGETSKQAIIREIKEEIGLNIKNSEIEFQQSFIEYNDIFDVWLSVVDFNLHDISLDSNEVDDVIILHVSELKKFIDTHNVTTSLNKILDILQSINHISFHDSADSIP is encoded by the coding sequence ATGATTGAATATTTAGAATTGTATAATAAAAATAGGGTTTCACTCAATAAAACAATTAAACGTGGCGATCACATTAATAAAAATGAATACTCCATAGCTGTTATAGCTATTATAATTAATAAAAAAAATGAAATATTATTAACTAAAAGAAGCACTAATAAATCAATGGCTCCAGGATTGTGGGAATGTACTGCAGGTTCCGTACAATTAGGCGAAACGAGTAAACAAGCTATAATACGAGAAATTAAAGAAGAAATTGGACTTAATATAAAAAATTCAGAAATTGAATTTCAGCAATCATTTATAGAGTATAATGATATTTTTGATGTTTGGCTTTCCGTAGTAGATTTTAACTTACATGATATAAGTCTAGACTCAAATGAAGTAGATGATGTAATAATTTTGCATGTATCTGAATTAAAAAAATTTATAGATACGCATAATGTTACAACGAGTTTAAATAAGATTTTAGATATATTGCAATCGATAAATCACATTTCTTTTCATGATTCAGCTGATTCTATCCCCTAA